The following are from one region of the Myxococcus stipitatus genome:
- a CDS encoding fumarate hydratase — MTDFQFQEMLPLGKDETPYRLLTKDHVSTFEAAGRTFLQVAPEALTLLTREAMRDIAHLLRPGHLGQLANILKDPESSSNDRFVALELLKNANIAAGGVLPSCQDTGTAIVMGKKGQYVITAGNDEEAISRGVFDTYRTSNLRYSQMAALDMYKEVNTGNNLPAQIELYATDGDAYKFLFMAKGGGSANKSYLYQETKALLNPQSLLAFLDAKIRSLGTAACPPYHLAIVVGGTSAEFALKTAKYASARYLDTLPREGNTLGRGFRDVELEQEVLKLTQRMGIGAQFGGKYFCHDVRVIRLPRHGASCPVAIAVSCSADRQILGKITRDGVYLEQLEADPAKYLPETTDADLSGEVVKIDLNRPMSEIRAELSRYPIKTRLSLSGPMVVARDIAHAKLKERLDRGEGLPQYLKDRMVYYAGPAKTPEGYASGSFGPTTAGRMDAYVDQFQAEGGSFVMLAKGNRSQAVTDACKKHGGFYLGSIGGPAARLAKDCITKVEVLEYEELGMEAVWKIEVVDFPAFIVVDDKGNDFFAHINKPAAKKG; from the coding sequence ATGACCGACTTCCAGTTCCAGGAAATGCTGCCGCTGGGCAAGGACGAGACTCCCTACCGGTTGCTCACCAAGGACCACGTGTCGACCTTCGAGGCCGCGGGCCGCACCTTCCTCCAGGTGGCGCCCGAGGCCCTCACGCTGCTGACGCGCGAGGCGATGCGGGACATCGCCCACCTGCTGCGCCCCGGGCACCTCGGACAGCTCGCCAACATCCTCAAGGACCCGGAGTCCTCGTCGAACGACCGGTTCGTGGCGCTGGAGCTGTTGAAGAACGCGAACATCGCCGCCGGCGGCGTGCTGCCCTCCTGCCAGGACACGGGCACCGCCATCGTCATGGGCAAGAAGGGCCAGTACGTCATCACCGCCGGCAACGACGAGGAGGCCATCTCCCGCGGCGTGTTCGACACCTACCGCACGTCCAACCTGCGCTACTCGCAGATGGCCGCGCTGGACATGTACAAGGAGGTCAACACGGGCAACAACCTGCCGGCGCAGATCGAGCTCTACGCGACGGACGGTGACGCCTACAAGTTCCTGTTCATGGCCAAGGGCGGCGGCTCGGCAAACAAGAGCTACCTGTACCAGGAGACCAAGGCGCTGCTGAACCCGCAGAGCCTGCTGGCCTTCCTCGACGCGAAGATCCGCTCGCTGGGCACGGCCGCGTGCCCGCCGTACCACCTGGCCATCGTCGTGGGTGGCACCTCCGCCGAGTTCGCGCTGAAGACGGCCAAGTACGCGTCCGCGCGCTACCTGGACACGCTGCCGCGCGAGGGCAATACGCTGGGCCGCGGCTTCCGCGACGTGGAGCTGGAGCAGGAGGTGCTGAAGCTGACCCAGCGCATGGGCATCGGCGCCCAGTTCGGCGGCAAGTACTTCTGCCACGACGTGCGCGTCATCCGCCTGCCCCGCCACGGCGCCTCGTGCCCGGTGGCCATCGCCGTGTCGTGCTCGGCGGACCGGCAGATCCTCGGGAAGATCACCCGCGACGGCGTCTACCTCGAGCAGTTGGAGGCGGACCCGGCGAAGTACCTGCCGGAGACGACGGACGCGGACCTGTCCGGCGAGGTGGTGAAGATCGACCTCAACCGCCCCATGAGCGAGATTCGCGCGGAGCTGTCGCGCTACCCCATCAAGACGCGCCTGTCGCTGTCGGGCCCCATGGTGGTGGCGCGGGACATCGCCCACGCGAAGCTCAAGGAGCGGCTGGACCGGGGCGAGGGCCTGCCCCAGTACCTGAAGGACCGCATGGTGTACTACGCGGGCCCGGCGAAGACGCCCGAGGGCTACGCCTCCGGCTCCTTCGGCCCGACGACGGCCGGTCGCATGGACGCGTACGTGGACCAGTTCCAGGCCGAGGGCGGCAGCTTCGTCATGCTCGCCAAGGGCAACCGCTCGCAGGCCGTCACCGACGCGTGCAAGAAGCACGGCGGCTTCTACCTGGGCTCCATCGGCGGCCCCGCGGCCCGGCTCGCCAAGGACTGCATCACGAAGGTGGAGGTCCTGGAGTACGAGGAGCTGGGCATGGAGGCGGTGTGGAAGATCGAGGTCGTCGACTTCCCGGCCTTCATCGTCGTGGATGACAAGGGCAACGACTTCTTCGCCCACATCAACAAGCCCGCCGCCAAGAAGGGCTGA
- a CDS encoding type I polyketide synthase has protein sequence MTTETRRISDLPPLKLALAASSLQPKLGLALSEPIAIIGMGLRFPGGADTPESYWELLREGREAISPIPASRWDLDAYYDPTPGTPGKMYTRHGAFIRGVEDFDPQFFGISPREASRMDPHQRLLLEVSWEALERAGIAATDLKGSATGVFVGMMNEDFSHLMTDATQIDLHTASGSGLSVAAGRLSYSLGLQGPTMAVDAACSSSLVTVHLACQSLRTRECDLALAGGISLILSPLTSVVNCAMRMLSLKGRCSTFDAGADGFVRGEGCGMLVLKRLSDAIADRDPILALVRGSATNHSGQSSGLTVPNGNALAKVMRAALKSGGVEPEQVEYVEAHGTGTTIGDPIEMEALGRVFGPGRRPDVPLVVGSVKTNIGHTEGAAGVAGIIKVVLALQHELLPAHLNLETPNPNIRWSELPVVVPRVSRPWRRGGRRRIAGVTAFGFNGANAHVLLEEAPAVESASREASSPHVLALSAKSAPALRELAERYARSFSGAGTASPSLGSACFTANTGRVAFAHRLALVASSTEEAGARLAAFARGEVSTGLWTGSGRQRPRLAFAFGGWPRRWQRWPSALFAAEPVFREAVLRCERVLTRPFIETLFQPASSEALALGPGLLLPGWFAAQCGLVHLWKAWGVEPTAVLGVGSGEFASACASGVLAWEDGMRLVDVFAEQVERAAPGLELWVDAPERLGPLGASFSDVCLVGLGDDGRAVYAGTRRAVESLQATLLQHGVRAEPHDTAHALSPEVWRGGLEAVVTRARTIPHERPRVPWWSSLTGRSVEAPGAESWRGPPASVARWSEALEGMVARGLEGVLDLGPGEGWATLGQRGDSVTRRAWIPCATDTGPRGLLDAVAEVFAAGADVAWKEVYRERPEDKVVLPTVCFQRSRYWFEAPATGSAPATSASSGLLSGDPEALMAQLALVEQLSDEQVQALLEGQEGKG, from the coding sequence ATGACGACGGAAACCCGACGCATCTCCGACCTGCCACCGCTCAAGCTGGCGCTGGCCGCGAGCAGCCTCCAGCCCAAGCTGGGGCTGGCGCTGAGCGAGCCCATCGCCATCATCGGCATGGGCCTGCGCTTCCCAGGGGGCGCGGACACGCCCGAGTCGTATTGGGAACTGCTGCGCGAGGGGCGAGAGGCCATCTCCCCCATCCCCGCTTCCCGCTGGGACCTCGACGCCTATTACGACCCGACCCCCGGGACGCCGGGGAAGATGTACACGCGACACGGGGCCTTCATCCGGGGCGTGGAGGACTTCGACCCCCAGTTCTTCGGCATCTCCCCGCGCGAGGCCTCCCGGATGGACCCCCACCAGCGGCTGCTGCTGGAGGTGAGCTGGGAAGCGCTGGAGCGGGCGGGCATCGCCGCGACGGACCTCAAGGGCAGCGCCACGGGCGTCTTCGTCGGGATGATGAACGAGGACTTCTCGCACCTGATGACGGACGCCACGCAGATCGACCTGCACACCGCCTCCGGTTCGGGCCTGAGCGTCGCGGCGGGGCGGCTGTCCTACAGCCTGGGGCTCCAGGGCCCGACGATGGCGGTGGACGCCGCCTGCTCGTCGTCACTCGTGACGGTGCACCTGGCCTGTCAGAGCCTGCGCACGCGCGAGTGCGACCTGGCGCTGGCGGGGGGCATCAGCCTCATCCTCTCGCCGCTCACCTCGGTGGTGAACTGCGCGATGCGCATGTTGTCCTTGAAGGGGCGGTGCAGCACCTTCGACGCGGGAGCGGATGGCTTCGTCCGGGGCGAGGGCTGCGGGATGCTCGTGCTCAAGCGGCTGTCGGACGCCATCGCGGACAGGGACCCCATCCTCGCGCTGGTGCGTGGCTCGGCGACCAACCACAGCGGGCAGTCGAGCGGATTGACGGTGCCCAACGGCAACGCGCTGGCGAAGGTGATGCGCGCGGCGCTGAAGTCCGGCGGCGTGGAACCGGAGCAGGTCGAGTACGTGGAGGCGCATGGCACGGGGACAACCATCGGCGACCCCATCGAGATGGAGGCGCTGGGGCGCGTCTTCGGGCCCGGGCGCCGTCCGGACGTGCCCCTCGTTGTCGGCTCGGTGAAGACCAACATCGGCCACACGGAGGGGGCCGCGGGGGTCGCGGGCATCATCAAGGTCGTGCTCGCCCTCCAACACGAGCTGCTCCCCGCGCACCTGAACCTGGAGACCCCCAATCCCAACATCCGCTGGAGCGAGCTGCCCGTCGTCGTCCCCCGGGTCTCCAGGCCGTGGCGACGAGGAGGGCGTCGACGCATCGCGGGAGTCACCGCCTTCGGCTTCAACGGCGCGAACGCGCACGTGCTCCTCGAGGAGGCTCCCGCCGTGGAGTCCGCGTCGCGCGAGGCCTCCTCACCCCACGTCCTGGCGCTCTCCGCGAAGTCCGCGCCCGCGCTCCGGGAGCTGGCGGAGCGGTATGCGCGGTCCTTCTCGGGGGCGGGCACGGCGTCGCCCTCCCTGGGCAGCGCCTGCTTCACGGCGAACACGGGCCGTGTCGCGTTCGCCCATCGGCTGGCGCTGGTCGCCTCGAGCACCGAGGAGGCCGGGGCGCGACTCGCGGCCTTCGCGCGCGGAGAGGTCTCCACGGGCCTCTGGACGGGCTCGGGCCGCCAGCGGCCCCGGCTCGCGTTCGCGTTCGGAGGGTGGCCGCGGCGGTGGCAGCGATGGCCGAGCGCGCTCTTCGCCGCGGAGCCCGTCTTCCGCGAGGCGGTGCTCCGATGCGAGCGTGTCCTCACGCGCCCCTTCATCGAGACGCTGTTCCAGCCCGCGTCCTCCGAGGCGTTGGCGCTCGGGCCGGGGCTCCTGCTTCCGGGGTGGTTCGCGGCGCAGTGCGGCCTCGTCCACCTGTGGAAGGCGTGGGGCGTGGAGCCCACGGCGGTGCTGGGGGTGGGGAGCGGGGAGTTCGCGTCGGCCTGTGCCTCGGGCGTGCTCGCGTGGGAGGACGGGATGCGGCTGGTGGACGTCTTCGCCGAACAGGTCGAGCGCGCGGCGCCGGGCCTGGAGCTGTGGGTCGACGCGCCGGAGCGGCTGGGCCCGTTGGGGGCGTCGTTCTCCGACGTCTGTCTCGTGGGGCTCGGTGACGACGGGCGAGCCGTCTACGCGGGGACCCGTCGCGCCGTCGAGTCGCTCCAGGCGACCCTGCTCCAGCACGGGGTCCGCGCCGAGCCGCATGACACCGCACACGCGCTCTCGCCGGAGGTCTGGCGGGGTGGACTCGAGGCCGTGGTGACGCGGGCGCGGACGATTCCGCACGAGCGACCCCGAGTGCCCTGGTGGTCCTCGCTGACGGGGCGGAGCGTGGAGGCGCCGGGCGCGGAGTCCTGGCGCGGGCCTCCGGCTTCCGTGGCGCGGTGGAGCGAGGCGCTGGAGGGCATGGTGGCGCGGGGCCTGGAGGGCGTGCTCGACCTGGGGCCGGGCGAGGGCTGGGCGACCCTGGGCCAGCGGGGGGACTCCGTCACCCGGCGGGCCTGGATTCCCTGCGCGACGGACACGGGCCCGCGAGGCCTGTTGGATGCGGTCGCGGAGGTGTTCGCGGCGGGCGCGGACGTGGCCTGGAAGGAGGTCTACCGCGAGCGTCCCGAGGACAAGGTGGTGCTCCCCACCGTCTGCTTCCAGCGGAGCCGCTACTGGTTCGAGGCGCCGGCGACGGGCAGCGCGCCCGCGACGTCCGCGTCCTCGGGGCTCCTGTCGGGTGACCCCGAGGCGCTCATGGCGCAGCTGGCCCTCGTCGAGCAGCTCTCGGACGAACAGGTCCAGGCGCTCCTCGAGGGACAGGAAGGGAAGGGGTAG
- a CDS encoding acyl carrier protein, with protein sequence MNQAQLLEGLTRYIADEILEGEAEDLLPSTPLLELGILNSLETARMVGFIEKQYGICVPAEALRVENLQTLSAIADMVYACRAQQSPSP encoded by the coding sequence ATGAACCAGGCGCAGCTCCTCGAAGGTCTGACCCGGTACATCGCCGACGAAATCCTCGAGGGCGAAGCGGAGGACCTCCTCCCGTCGACCCCGCTGCTCGAGCTCGGCATCCTCAACTCGCTCGAGACAGCCCGGATGGTGGGCTTCATCGAGAAGCAATACGGCATCTGCGTGCCCGCCGAGGCGCTGCGGGTCGAGAACCTCCAGACCCTCTCCGCCATCGCGGACATGGTGTACGCCTGCCGCGCCCAGCAGTCGCCCAGCCCCTGA